The genomic interval CAAACATCTGGATACATCCCTGAAGCGAATAATGATGAAGCATTGGAAGGGAATACCGTTTGTCTGCTCAGTGCTGGCTGCAGCACTAACTAGACTTGGGATTCTCGGATTGAATTAATTTTCCAGAGCAATGAATTACAACTGCGCAAGAGAGTAGAAAGTTATTTAAATGTCTGATCTGGTTATGAAATACTCTTCGTTACTGGTACTTGGTTTGGGACTAGCTTGCGCGGGCACCAGCCAATCGGCTCAGGCGCAAACTGCAGGCCAATTGGCGAAAGATAGTTATGCTCCTCCGGTAGTCCGATCAGTTCCGGGGGGCTTGCAATTGGCGGCATCGGCGGCAAGAGACGTTCCTGAGGGAGCGGAACGACTTACAGTGACACCTTCGGACCTAGAGGTTGAAGGTGGTTTTGCATCGATGCATGAAGCGACTTCCAAGATCGCCGATAGCATCAAGGGCAAACGTGTGACCGGAGCCGAGTTGTTTGCCAAAGCACATGAATTGGAAGTCGCTTACGCGCGCGCGGGGTATCTTCTGGTACGTGTGAGCATTCCGCCACAAACTGTCCGTGATGGGGCTCCTTTCAAACTTTCAGTGATCAATGGTCGGGTTGGCTCAATCGACACATCCGCAGTGCCAGAAAAAGTGCGCGCACGCGTTCGTTCCATTCTCGAACCTCTCGTAGGAAAAGGGGACCTAACCAGACGTGAGCTGGAACGTCGTTTGCTCCTTGCTGGCGACACGAGCGGCGTCAGATTGAAATCGGCCCTCAAGGCCGGAGATGTGTTTGGTTCAACCCGCATCGTCGTCGAAGCAAAATATAGCCCAATCAGGGTAATCTCTGCCGTCAACAACTCCCTGTCAGACGAAATGGGAACATATTCCGTTGATCTTGGTGTGGACTTCAATTCACTGCTCGGTTTGGGTGAAGTTGCCTATCTGCGACTTGGAGGTTATCCGGGCAGTGAAAACGGATCTGTGTTTGATGATTCTCCCCGCAACCGGCAGGCTGTAGTGGGTGTAACGATGCCTTTGGGAACCGATGGTTGGTGGGTAAATGCCGAAGGCGTCGATAGCCAAACACACCCAACTTCAGATCTTGGCTACACGATGCTTGATCACTATCAAAAACTGTCAGGTAGTCTGGGATATCATTGGGTTAGAGGCCGTCAATTCAACACATCTTCCTTGCTTACGTTCGAAATGGCTTCAGAAAAGCAAACCATTGATGTAGCAGGAGCCAAAAGCACTTTCAGCGAAGACCAATTACGCATTCTTCGTTTTGGCCAATCGGCAAGCCTATATGATCCATGGGGTGGCCTATTCTCTGCCACAGCGGTTGCATCCTTTGGCCTTGATGCGCTCGGTGCGCGACAGGCAACCACGAGCCTTCCACTTTCCCGGGACGGTGCCAAGCCCGATTTCAGCAAGCTGGCTATTGACGTGACCTACAAGAAGGCCGCCATTCAGAATAGGATAAACCTATCTTTTGCTGTCGCCGCTCAAACATCGTTTGGTGAAGCGCTCGTTTCCTCTGAGCAATTAACCCTGTCAGGTAGAGATTGGCTATCGGCTTTTGATTCTGGCGATATCGTTGGAGATAGTGCTTTTGTAACCCGGGGCGAAATCTCTTATCCAATAAGCGAGCCTAATTTGCCCGGGCTTGAGGGTATCCAAGCGATTGTTGCCCCATATCTGCATGCAGAAGCTGGCATGGCAAAGCTGGAGCAACCCACTGCCTTGGAGAATGACTGGACACGAGCCTATTCCGTGGGAGCTGGACTGCGTATAGCTCTTGGCAAAAAAGATAGTAATCTCGCATCGTCTTTGGTTTTGGAATATGCCCATGGCGATGCAACAGGAATAGGCGAGAAAGATCGGTTCAATTTTGCACTAATCTCGCAATTCTGAAGACAGCGAGTAAGAAAACCAAACGGGCTGACCTGCACACAAAGGGATCGATACGGATACTGTGCAAGGTTGGTAATTCAGGAAATATTTTGATGTATACTCAAGTTCCGAGATTCGTCTCAAAAGAAGTCAAATTGTCATCTCTTTTGAAGCAGACTCTGTATGCTGCCATTGCGAGCCTGGTGCTTATTGGAATTACGCCTACCGCTTTCGCCGCCCAACAAGCACCGAAACCAAAA from uncultured Cohaesibacter sp. carries:
- a CDS encoding ShlB/FhaC/HecB family hemolysin secretion/activation protein; this encodes MSDLVMKYSSLLVLGLGLACAGTSQSAQAQTAGQLAKDSYAPPVVRSVPGGLQLAASAARDVPEGAERLTVTPSDLEVEGGFASMHEATSKIADSIKGKRVTGAELFAKAHELEVAYARAGYLLVRVSIPPQTVRDGAPFKLSVINGRVGSIDTSAVPEKVRARVRSILEPLVGKGDLTRRELERRLLLAGDTSGVRLKSALKAGDVFGSTRIVVEAKYSPIRVISAVNNSLSDEMGTYSVDLGVDFNSLLGLGEVAYLRLGGYPGSENGSVFDDSPRNRQAVVGVTMPLGTDGWWVNAEGVDSQTHPTSDLGYTMLDHYQKLSGSLGYHWVRGRQFNTSSLLTFEMASEKQTIDVAGAKSTFSEDQLRILRFGQSASLYDPWGGLFSATAVASFGLDALGARQATTSLPLSRDGAKPDFSKLAIDVTYKKAAIQNRINLSFAVAAQTSFGEALVSSEQLTLSGRDWLSAFDSGDIVGDSAFVTRGEISYPISEPNLPGLEGIQAIVAPYLHAEAGMAKLEQPTALENDWTRAYSVGAGLRIALGKKDSNLASSLVLEYAHGDATGIGEKDRFNFALISQF